From a single Andrena cerasifolii isolate SP2316 chromosome 8, iyAndCera1_principal, whole genome shotgun sequence genomic region:
- the LOC143372501 gene encoding uncharacterized protein LOC143372501 isoform X2, translating into MSQSFSVFNFTTSMSITFDSNVIIYYLVAEKTTHVNLGREIKVTLFKAHKWTAWLRLQIENEKNPLITSDPDYLCKDKWFTPLKIEGESFTEYKRRNNITNIMPDVPSTDGEESDDDMMDMSLW; encoded by the exons ATGTCACAGTCGTTCTCCGTATTCAACTTCACGACGTCGATGAGTATTACCTTCGACTCGAATGTGATCATCTATTATTTAG TGGCAGAGAAGACGACCCACGTGAATTTAGGAAGGGAGATCAAAGTTACACTTTTCAAGGCACACAAAT GGACGGCGTGGTTGAGATTGCAgattgaaaatgaaaagaatccTTTAATAACCTCAGACCCAGACTATTTGTGTAAAGATAAATGGTTTACACCTttgaaaatag AAGGGGAAAGTTTTACAGAATACAAACGTAGAAATAACATAACTAATATAATGCCAGACGTACCATCCACCGACGGAGAAGAGTCTGACGACGACATGATGGACATGTCGCTGTGGTGA
- the Arpc5 gene encoding actin-related protein 2/3 complex, subunit 5, translating to MSKNDGKKNLSASAFRKLDVDQYSDNNFKEEDADGGLVGPTGPDESEVLTLLTQAKNTEALILVLKSAPLGCKNQQVKDNARNLTLKVLLSIKPNQIDDSLAQLDRDLMDVLMKYIYRGFEIPTEGSSSHLLAWHEKVYNICGIASIVRAFSDSKRA from the exons ATGTCCAAGAACGACGGGAAAAAGAACTTATCGGCGTCTGCCTTTCGAAAACTCGACGTCGACCAATACAGCGATAATAATTTCAAAGAGGAAGACGCTGACGGAGGATTAGTAGGACCAACTGGGCCAGACGAGAGCGAAGTTTTGACACTTCTTACCCA GGCTAAGAATACGGAGGCTCTGATACTAGTGTTAAAATCGGCACCGCTCGGGTGTAAAAATCAACAAGTAAAG GACAATGCGAGGAATTTAACGCTAAAGGTTCTACTAAGTATAAAACCCAATCAAATAGACGACAGCTTAGCACAATTAGATCGGGACTTAATGGATGttctaatgaaatatatttatcgCGGTTTTGAGATTCCGACGGAAGGTAGCAGTAGTCATTTATTAGCTTGGCACGAGAAGGTGTACAATATCTGCGGCATCGCCAGTATCGTACGAGCCTTTTCAGACAGCAAGCGGGCTTGA
- the Miga gene encoding mitoguardin isoform X2 produces MEVVRESRLKRCVQLRRYESRDFLLNNNATSGLEALEKALYCWEDALTAFSSSLSNDTLALPSKADAAFTHDVQELLDMGYQIQSHAELLFIDQHSVLFRNESEESLDSHKPSNIVTRVSSKDKADAASSPESFESARDGVADLREFEEFSEFFPHFEKQKLYHAALKQHEDKGIPSRRLHTELVKCGSDVEYLAKLYCLRQAYTKLFTIPSANVWIADIGRQVISDLIMYADRDPKDYLIHYERMMEFLQQPSNHSVMEEELTARGVKCMNFYDVLIDFILLDAFEEVEKPPSSIKAILQNRWISASFRETAIGTAVWSVLVGKRQMLKYDKGFLAHFYSISEQISPVLVWGFLGPEGSLRSTCHYFRDQVVEYLVDIFNFFKVRYTSVDHLAEDILREMKIRVENINQRLSLEGC; encoded by the exons ATGGAGGTGGTACGAGAGTCGCGGTTGAAACGTTGCGTTCAACTACGGAGATACGAATCGAGAGACTTCCTTTTAAATAACAATGCTACCTCAG GACTGGAGGCGCTGGAGAAGGCTCTCTATTGCTGGGAGGATGCTCTTACCGCGTTCAGCTCCTCGCTCAGCAACGACACGCTCGCATTACCGTCCAAGGCGGATGCGGCGTTCACGCACGACGTCCAGGAGCTCCTTGACATGGGTTATCAAATCCAGAGCCACGCGGAACTCCTCTTTATCGACCAG CATTCAGTATTGTTCCGTAACGAAAGCGAGGAGAGCCTGGACAGCCACAAACCGTCGAATATTGTCACACGAGTGTCGAGCAAGGACAAAGCTGACGCTGCTTCTTCGCCAGAGTCCTTCGAGTCCGCGCGCGACGGC GTTGCAGACTTACGGGAGTTCGAGGAATTCTCCGAATTCTTCCCGCACTTCGAGAAGCAAAAGCTCTACCATGCTGCCCTCAAGCAACACGAGGACAAAGGTATTCCTTCCAG GCGACTGCACACGGAGCTTGTGAAATGCGGCTCGGACGTGGAATATCTGGCGAAGCTGTATTGCTTGAGGCAAGCTTACACAAAGTTGTTCACCATTCCGTCCGCGAACGTGTGGATCGCGGACATTGGCCGACAAGTTATCAGTGATTTGATCATGTATGCAGACAGG GACCCCAAGGATTATTTGATACACTACGAACGAATGATGGAGTTCTTGCAGCAGCCCAGTAATCACAGCGTCATGGAGGAGGAATTAACCGCGAGAGGCGTCAAGTGCATGAATTTCTACGACGTTCTTATAGACTTCATTCTGCTGGACGCGTTCGAGGAAGTTGAGAAGCCGCCCTCGTCGATCAAGGCCATTCTACAGAACAGATGGATATCTGCTAGTTTCCGTGAAACT GCGATTGGCACTGCGGTTTGGTCCGTGCTGGTTGGTAAAAGGCAAATGCTGAAGTATGACAAAGGGTTTCTGGCACACTTCTACTCCATCTCCGAGCAAATCTCTCCGGTGCTCGTGTGGGGCTTTTTAGGTCCGGAGGGCAGCCTGCGTTCCACTTGCCATTACTTTAGGGATCAAGTCGTCGAGTACCTCGTAGAtatatttaatttcttcaaagtgAGATACACCAGCGTCGACCACCTCGCTGAAGATATACTCAGGGAAATGAAGATAAGGGTGGAGAACATAAATCAAAGGCTTTCCTTGGAAGGCTGCTAA
- the LOC143372501 gene encoding putative ATP-dependent RNA helicase TDRD12 isoform X1 gives MSYPKLISKLYSPKVLWGQNDVTVVLRIQLHDVDEYYLRLECDHLLFSTTLNEKNYCICLQLFGTIVAEKTTHVNLGREIKVTLFKAHKWTAWLRLQIENEKNPLITSDPDYLCKDKWFTPLKIEGESFTEYKRRNNITNIMPDVPSTDGEESDDDMMDMSLW, from the exons ATGAGCTATCCAAAACTCATTAGTAAATTGTACTCCCCGAAAGTCCTATGGGGCCAAAACGATGTCACAGTCGTTCTCCGTATTCAACTTCACGACGTCGATGAGTATTACCTTCGACTCGAATGTGATCATCTATTATTTAG CACTACGTTAAATGAAAAGAACTATTGTATTTGCTTGCAACTTTTTGGGACTATAGTGGCAGAGAAGACGACCCACGTGAATTTAGGAAGGGAGATCAAAGTTACACTTTTCAAGGCACACAAAT GGACGGCGTGGTTGAGATTGCAgattgaaaatgaaaagaatccTTTAATAACCTCAGACCCAGACTATTTGTGTAAAGATAAATGGTTTACACCTttgaaaatag AAGGGGAAAGTTTTACAGAATACAAACGTAGAAATAACATAACTAATATAATGCCAGACGTACCATCCACCGACGGAGAAGAGTCTGACGACGACATGATGGACATGTCGCTGTGGTGA